The genomic interval aggtagttgctgaagcttttttctgaaaattttgacacaatttactttaattactgaagggatttgccAAAAagtggctgggtggctcagtgggctaggtgaagggctgacacgcaggagccctgggttcgattcccagggttgtccactgatccccacccagattgggtccttagaccctTGTCGCTGCTGCcaaactgggtccctgtgcccctcaagtacagggttgtgtcaggaagggcatccggcgcaaaaactctgacaaatcactgatgcgaagcAGTGGGTGCTGTTAGGCTGTGGAGCCCCCGAAaaggataagctgaaagtgaaagaaggaagaagaagactgaagggatttgctaaaaatgcaaaaatatatttgcaaaatgttaaaattggtaaaagatttgaaattttgtataagaactatgaaagagcgctgaagatgacctcaatttctgaaaaaattgaagtaaaattgcttaaaatttgcTAATACTTGCCAATCTTCCAAAAACATTTagcgtgttgcttaaatattagctaaactccaaattgtttaaaaatgactataaaagataaaaacatagcccataaatacatttaaaggtttgttgagGATCTACTTAAATTTTTGACTTTCagattcatttcctatggggcatattttactaaatattacaaaaactatcaagtttatgaataccagaaATACAAGTAGTAATGTCCTAAAccagctgaacattttgatactaaaatgactgaaacctctgaaagtgtgattgagtttttacgtgccaaaaaacgtacagaaaggagcaggaggatcactgtagagtgaatgcttagtaaacattcacacaataacaaAAATCCAATTCTGAAAGAACTGTTGCAAAGATGTATCTAATTAACtctattttaagttatttacaACTATTTGATCAAAAATCCAGCGTAGTTTATCCACTTCcgcctaaaaaagaaaactgccaGAACAATTAGAACGTTACAAAACATGTCTCAGCGTCATAAATCCGACAAAATCTTTGAGTGGTTGCAGAGGGAACAAATGCAGagtaaagcaacaaaaatcagaaaaaagtattttgtcagACCTATAAACCAAAGAAACATCAAGCGATTACAGGTTCTGACACTCGTCTCTAAAAGCCTATAGTGCACTAATAAGTGAGAGAATTCAGAGTTTAGCCCCCTTATTCCTGCAGGttatcacctggatcaggtgagttaTGCTAATAAGGAGCCACAAAGGCAGAGTTGGTTAGTTCATTTTCATCCATAATTAGAGAGAAAATTAATTAGATTTTGTACCGTTTTTGTGTTTCGTGTTTTACTGATATTTCCCTGTTGTGTCCTGAACTGACCTCCGCTCTTCCTCAGTGAAACCATCATGTTTCTGCACGAGATCTTCCACCAGGGGCTGAAGGCTCGGATCGCAAGCTGGCCAACTTTAGTTCTGGGTGAGACATGATGTTCTTTGAagggacattttttttggtttatgcTTCTCCTGATGTCATAGAGTATTTTAAAGAACAGTTTCAGGAGTCTggcagtttgtttttcaatacTCAGCTTCAGTTTCTCCATGAGTGTGAAACGTGAAAACAGAAATCATCTGCCGCCGACAGTGAGGAAGATGATCATCTcttctttgtgtcttttctcCTGCAGCCGACCTCTTCGACATCCTGCTGCCCATGCTGAACATCTACCAGGAGTTTGTGAGGAACCATCAGTACAGCCTGCAGGTTCTGGCCAACTGCAAGCAGAACCGGGACTTTGACAAGCTGCTGAAGCAGTACGAGTCCAACGCCGCCTGTGAGGGTCGCATGCTGGAAACCTTCCTGACGTATCCCATGTTCCAGGTACAAACGTTTTCCTTTTGACAATGTTTTGATAAACTGAGGTCCACTCTCAGTAGATAACTCAACCTTTTACTGCAGAGAGAATCAATGTTTGTTCATTTCTGCCTCACATGTACTCAAAAAGTGACGCTCGCTTCATTTGTGGTGATGGGAAACTGCGTctaaagttgagtttttttagaaatatatttttctttccatGTGAAGAAGAGAATGATTATGAAGGAAATTTTctctttgttctggattattatGAAGTGATATTTATGCCACTACattgagaacaaaagtcagttttaaaaacagaattttctaaattgccaaaaaaaaattcagaaatcttcagttttaaagtatcaagcaaaactattaatttttgctttcaaaacacatttttgcgtttgcgaaacaaatgttttcagatctCATCTTGCTTTCTccctttctttgattttttttttttttttgagtttttcataACTTTCAGTTTAGTGTAATATATGTTCCACcgaacagccaatcacagaaaAGAAAGAGGATTCATGCCGATTGGACGCTCACCTGCTTTAAGGTCAGAAGAAGTCCTACAAAACCTGTGAAGCTCAAGAACCCTAATCTCACTGCTGCAAAGATTCATGGGACTTTTATTGTAAGGAAAAAAGTATACAAGTATTTATGTAAAGTTGCTGAATCCATACATTATTCCAAGCTGTTGTAAAGTCTCTTTTTATACAGCGTTCCCTCATTTATCAGAttagttctaaaaataacctgcgataacctccttttttttaattactgtagATGTTTTAGGGCTGTAAACCCTCTCTACAGGCCTCTCTGAACTGTCTATTGTAAATCTCAACTTCATCCTAAGGTCAGCCTCTGTGACCTCTGTGACCTCTGTGACCCTGAGAGgacaaatgaatgaatacatTCAGGCGGCACAGATATGATGTTTCCAATCAAAACACAGATGTTTTCCACtggatatatatatttttttttcctttcatgttcTGAAATTTCCGTAGATTCCTCGATACATCATCACGCTCCACGAGCTGCTGGCGCACACGCCTCACGAGCACGTGGAGCGCAAGAGCCTGGAGTTTGCCAAATCCAAACTGGAGGAGCTGTCAAAGTAAGTTAGATCCATCCCATAATATGGCTGGAGATGAAGTTCTGAAAGCACAGCGGTGGGTTTTCTAACGTGCTCATGATGCGATTGTCGTCAGGATGATGCACGACGAGGTGAGCGACACTGAGAACATCCGGAAGAACCTGGCCATCGAAAGGATGATCGTGGAAGGCTGCGACATCCTGCTTGACACCAGCCAGACCTTCGTCAGGCAAGGTGAGCTCCTGCTCTGCGTTTCCTCCTTCGTCGCTCCATTTTCCCTCCATCACGTCTTCTCTTTTCTCCAGGTTCTTTGATCCAGCTGCCGTCCAGCAGCGAACGGGGCGTGCTCAGTAAGGTCCGGTTGGGTTCGCTCTCCCTGAGAAAGGAAGGGGAAAGGCAGTGTTTCCTGTTCACCAAACACTTCCTCATCTGCACTCGAACGTCGGGAGGGAAGCTGCACCTGCTGAAAGTAAACGTCACCTCCTCCAAAGCTGCTGCTCTTCTTTATCACCTGATCTTTGAACGGCTTTAAGGCGGGGGGGCAGAAACGGCAATCACAATCGGCCAAAGGAAGTATCTGTAAATCGTTGACCACCAAAAATGGATAAACAGTGACCCCCCCTCATccaatattcaattcaattcaattttattcatatagtccaatatcacaaaaacaattccGTCATTgtcttcatgccggtaattgtacagaagcagaagggcggtgataaaatacaaacaatagctaatttctaaactaaacagactaaactaaactggttttccctgcccttagaccagtgtttcccaaccctggtcctcggggcacactgtcctgcatgttttccatgttgcccattttatgcacacctgattcagctcagcagaagcctgatgATGACGGTCATCAAAGCCAGGTGTGCTTGAGCAgggttagattaaaaaaatgccggacagtgtgccctgaggactagggttgggaaacactgccttagaccctccttcccggtaaggaaaaactcctaaagaatttgaatagagttcagacAGATAGGACTGGGGTACAGCTGGGGGCAAAGTCCTCGTCCAATatgagccagaggcgcggtccacggccaagatgagccagaggcgaggtccacggccaaggacagaagcacagacgatccaccaggaGTCTGAAAACCCTCCGCTCCCCCGGAGGAGAGAGGGGAAGAAAAGCAacatgtgaatcacactgcaccaaacagaagcacagagaactaaatataatatagaatggaggagaggtgaagtacctgagaatagagaacagaaccccggAACATAACGAAGAGATAGAAAGATTTTGTGTAGCTTACTTTAAAGTTGTTGGGGCGTGGCCTTActacaagctcactcctgattggtgagagtggtcaCCTGACCTTTAGTCAGTTCAAACGTTCTCCAGTTCTTCTACATTTAACTTCCATCGTTAAAACTGCTGCTTTCAGGGTTTAGCATCATCTGTGAAGCGTCCTCTCGCTCCTGAGACTCCAATGTTACCACCAAACATACTCAAAAACGGAGAAGAAATActtttgtatgtttgtgttcACAGCAGGGAGGAACACTGTCACTCATTGAGTGCACACTGATCGAGGAGCTGGACTCCAGCGATGAAGATTGTGAGCGTCTCTGCACCTTTTCTCTTTACGCCGTCATTCATCACTAACCTGATGCTTCCTGACCCCACAGACAACGCAGCGGGTCAAGGCTTCAGCCACCTGGAGTTCAAAATCGTGGTGGAGCCCGCAGACGGTCAGAGCTTCTCAGTGGTCCTTTTGGCTCCGTCACGCCAGGAAAAGGCAGCCTGGACGAGCGACATCAGCCAGGTGAAGGACTGCACCTGCAGCAACATGTCTGAGTCCTACTCACCTGGAGCTGGCCTAACGATACCcgctcttgtttttttctgacatctCAGTGCATCGATAATATTCGCTGTAACGGCCTGATGACCAGCGTGTTTGAGGAGAACTCCAAGGTTTCTGTGCCGCATATGATCAAGTAAGAATTTCTGACCACATGGTTTAAAAAGTGACCAGAAAGGTTTTACTCGAATCAACAAGCATGTTAGGATGCGACTAGGGACGGGTACCGAAACTCTGTGCCAAGTTTGTACGGTGATACCAGTACAAACAAGTACAGAGTTACCAGTCCTATGGTGCTACTGGCACCAACACATATGGTTCTATCAGAACCGACGTGTACAAGGACACCATTTCTGAATTGTACGGAAATACAAGTACTAATCCATATAATACTATCAATTCCCATGCGTACTGTTCTACCAATACTGACAGAAGAACTGGTAATGACGTATACAATACTAATAGTACAGACATATACAGACCTACCAGTACCAACGGATATGGTTCTACCAATACCAACAAGTAGAGAGTTACCAGTAATGTTGTGTATGGTGTTACTGGCACCAACTGGTACAGAGCTACCTGTGCTCCTGGTGCTACTAGTACCAATACGTACAATGCTACCGGTACAGATGTCACTGATACATCAATCATTTTACCTTTCCAGCGATTGGGGGCGGGGTCAGATGAAAATGGGGTGTGGCCCTGAAGATGGGCATAGCTTTAGTAAAAATCCTAAACGTGAAAGGGAAACTTTgtacttcaaagaaaaatattttaaatctttgaccTGGTGGATCAGAGTGACGTGTTCAACGTTCTGAAGAAGACCGTCGTCATGGCGATCAGCAGTAAAATGCctctttaaaatgtgtgaaaacgGAGATGCAGACTGTCAGAAAGAAGGAAGTAGAACATCTTGAGCACATTCAAGCGCTCTGCATATTTGCTACACGTCTAAACATCGGTGGTGAAAACGTGAACGCAGCATCAGACTGACTTCTGTCCAACATCAGAGTCGGAGCTGCTAAATGTGCCGTCGCACTCCCAACAAACGGCCGAACATCCATTAACCGGAATGTTTTCATCTGAAGGTCGGACACCCGGCTGCACAAAGACGACGTGGACATTTGCTTCAGCAAGACGCTGAACTCCTGCAAGGTGCCGCAGATCCGCTACGCCAGCGTGGAGCGTCTGCTGGAGCGTCTGACCGACCTGCGCTTCCTGTCCATCGACTTCCTCAACACCTTCCTGCACACCTACCGCATCTTCACCACCGGCGCCGTGGTCATCGACAAGCTGGCCGACATCTACAAGAAGCCGTTCACCTCCATCCCCGTGAGGTACACGgtgaccccccccaccccacctccATCGCCGCTCCCCTCCCCCATCCTGTCTGTCATCTCTAACTCACCTCCACCTCCATCTCCCTCACGTTCCCGCCTCAGGATCGAGCAGCACTCATACGACCGTCTGTCCATCATGTCCCTTTGTCCCGACTACAGTCTGAAGATCACTCAGCTGGCTCTGGACCAGTCCAAGTAACCGCCGCGGTCAGATTCTGCCGACTCAGCCAAGCCGCCGCTCACCTCCCGCCCTCTCTTTCAGGTCTCTGGAGCTCTTCTTCGCCACCAACCAGGGCTCCTGGGGGGCGGACCCCCTCAACAACAAATCCCCAAGGCTCTGCCGCAAGTTCTCCTCCCCTCCCCCCCTCTCCATCCCCTCCCGCACCTCCTCCCCCATCCACAGCCGTAAACTCTCCCTCAGCTCCCCCATCAGCATCAAAGTTGGGGCGTTGGATCTGTCCACCTCACCGTCCTCCTCTGCAGCCAACTCCCCCACCTCCTCCCACAGCCCCTCCATCTCCTCGTCTCCCCCCGGCTCCTTCAGGCCCCCCTCGGGCTTCTACTCCCCTCCACCCACCGCCACGCGCTCCCCCAGCCTCCCACAGGCCTCCGGGGTGTGTTCTCCGCCTCCCGGTTCCACCAAAGCGCCCCTGGACCTCAGCCGCGGTCCCAGTTCTCCGGAGCTGAGCCCGGCCGCCGCAGAAGACGTGAGCGGAGAGCTGCCTCGCCTGGACGCCTTCTGTGGGAAGCTGCGGCGCAGCATCCGCCGCGGTGAGGAGCATCGGCGGCACGTGGGCAGCCGTCCCAAAAGCAGGCTTTTTCAGAGCTTCAGAAGCTGCTTTCAGCTCGGCACCAACGTTTATGTAACGCCAACGTCCCACCAGACGCTGACATGTTTCTGACTGTCGTCTGAGAAGTGGGTCACCGTTACCCAACAGGGGTACGACGGTGCTTAGATCATCAGAAagcttttctctgcaggagcagcagcaggtcgTCTGACAGATGAGGTCCAAACCGTCACCAAAGATTCTCTTAGATGTGTCAAAAGAAGCGTCACATGACCTCTGCTGCTCGCATGAACCATTTCAATCctcatttattcaatttttctcGTGTTTtacttaaagtaaaacaaaaacaaagtccaaAGTATAAATAGTTGAATTCCCTCATTTCTTTCTTCTTAGGCTCTCTATTTCTTTTCCGCTTCgtctcagtttttaaaatgatcaaattcacccacataggctaaattaaaatataaaatccctctcatgtcttttctactgtcttgctaTTGTGGTAAACCGTGGAATAAGTTATATCACCATTTGAGTTATTCTATAAATGTGAAGTttgaggtcattttttttttgtttgctcagaAAAGTCTTCCTACTGTTTTTAATGTGGTAAATTGAAGAACTCTCgacctgatgtttttttatttttgctttttaattgtttaagaAAACAGTTGAAAGTCCTTTATGCTTCatgaagacacatttttagtttatttttacttttactgtgccacaatgtcacaaacttaaataaatacctaaaaatttgacttttaaaagcaggtattaggttaaaaaattgtgattaaaatcgattaattagattaattaatttcaGGCCACGATTAATCGCACCAAAAAGTTaattgcatgacagcactatGTTTTTTCAAACTCTAACTTCAAAACTTGAGTTAAACTTTTCTACTAGTTATACGTATCTTAATCAAATTCCTTTAACAACTTTGTGTCACAACTCCAGAAATACAATCAAAGCTGTTCTCTTTAAATATAAGGAAGATAAAATATTAGGCATTTTCTGGTTTCATCAGAGCAGACTTGATCTTTTTTCATGAAATGACATTGAAAACTGAATGGACTTTTGCCAAAACTGAtcataacagaaaaatattaatgtcaTAAATGCTTAATGTTTGTCATTTAGGGAGAAGTCGGGGTCTTTGTGCATTATAAGCAGAATAAGTAGCAAAACTTTAAACCCCTAAAGAACCTTTCAAGTCAATGTCGTACAAACTGACCCAGAAGAAGCCACAAAGTTGGACTTCaccttttagaaaaatgaaacactgccttgtattttttgttatagttactcttatgataaatataaacaaaatagtGGCAGTTTCTTCTGAAACGGTTTGATTCGTGACTTTTGTCTCCACAGCTGTTCTGGAGTCGGTGTCTTTGGACAAGTTCATCCCAGATTCTCCGTCCAGCAGCGAGCCGGGAGACCTGTCTCCCTGCCGCTCTCCGTCCACGCCGCGGCATCTCCGCTACCGACAGAGCGGAGGTATGgcgaaaaaagaagaaaatctgcaTTTCACGGGTCGGAAGGTTTGAAAATGGTCGTTTGGTTGCAGGCGCAGCGGGGGAGGGCTCACGCGTGTCGCCTGCCTCGGCCTTCGCCATCGCCACCGCCGCTGCCGGCCACAGCAGCTCGCAAGGTGAGCGGCCATGATGGTCCAGGAGCAGAGACGCTTCAGCTTTGCTCAGAGGGGATGCTGGAAGCAGCAACACTGATTATGTCTTAAAACCAAAAGAGATTTGATTTAGTCTATGAGCAgcaaaaactgaactgaatgtTTGGTTTTACAGATtgtcttttcagcttttttgtttctaatcaAACTTTTTCAACCTGTTGTCacactttttctcattttattagttgaattttgtctaaattctgattttctttgtagtatctacattttcattcacagcttttttattattgtttcatgTATTCCAGCATTCATCCTATGATCAAGTATCTAtgcctaaaaatgtgtttattttttctttattctttttacatttcatcATAACtatttttagttatattttgtcaaaattaatgGAGCATTTTCAgcattaagagttttttttttttttttaatatttccagAGTTCTGATGGTGCATTTCCATAATTTTAATAACATATACCATTCAGGGGTTTAATTTAGCATTCACCCCCTTTTTTTACGTaaaatttatctttttactccttttctttgatttgttaTAGAAATAACGCCGCTCCCTCATCGTTTCCATCCAGCGGTTCTGTTTTTCTGGCTAAACTTGCTTTACATTGATCCTCTTTATGCTGCGGTCACAAATACGCCTGCCGCTGCGGCATGGAGAGCCGTCGGCAGAACCATTCAGATCAGCGGCAGCTgcctgactttttaaaaatcgtCGTCGTGGTCATAAATGGAGATAGTGACAGTCAAGCAGCCGTCAGTTAGGCGGGGATAACGTTTTTGCAAAATCGTCCgccagcagctctgattggacgatgcaTAAATATCTCCAGATGGCAGCTGTCCATATTGAGTACCAGTAGCCCGGGGGCTAAATAACAAGTGGAGCATTCTGCACCACGGCTCATTCACAACTCAGATTTTGAGCTCACATTATAATCTTATCAATCTACACAGTTTTAGACAACATGCTTCCAAGAAAGCAGAGTGTTCATGATGAGTTTTCTGCAGCATTAATGTCATCTCCCGTTTTGGACCCATGGTGGCCGGGATCACTTGGTCATTGCCGGGCTCCCGGCTCATGTCAACAGCTCTTGTTGAGCACCCGCGCTGCTACCGTACGATTTCTAACAATCGGACGGTGGCAGCACAGGGGCAGAGGGACGGCAATTAGAAATCGTCAGAAATCGTCCAATTAGATGAATTTCCTATCAGTCAGTTATTGCGGTGCTGCATTCCTGCCCACGCCTGTCACCTGTATTCCACCGCGAGACCTCCAAATGTGCTCAGGTGACCACTAACCCATGTCAAAAAATCGCCCAGTCGctgtttaatttaaactttttcttaaaaccttttgtgtaaaaataGTACTGCTGATTCATTTCTGAAGTTTTTGTCTTCATGTTTATAACTTGTGTAGCACCTCGTGACTTTTGTCTGGAAAAAggtgctgtataaataaaagttacttacttacttattaAAAATGGCACCACGCtggaaaactttcattttggtCGGTGAAATTTTGGAActtctgacagttttttttcagctgctcaTTTGGGAAcaattatcttttgtttttttttttttgttgatgttaaaggaaatatatatatatgtatatattaaatGTATTGCTTAtactttgtctttgtgtttacattttttaaactccgcttctttttaaacattttttttatgctcaCAGGTTTTGTGAACTCTGAGAAAGGATGCGACAAAGAGTTCATCATCCGCAGAGCTGCCACCAACAGAGTCCTGAACGTCCTGCGGCACTGGGTCTCCAAACACTCACAGGTGGGtacgttaaaaaacaaaaatctaatatattaattaatttattcattattaatttaaaaaaggtgaatcgcaatcaggttttttattgaattacaaatcatttgattttaagaATCAGCTGATACAGAGTTCTTATGAAGTGATATTTATGCCACCACACTGagagcaaaagtcacagttttgagaagaaaatgtccttaattgcaaactaaatattcagtttaaaaacaaaaatgtcaaagctggaaataaacatatttaatgtttttcttttttttatctttttctttgctttcaaaatattttttttgcatttgcaaaacaaatgttttagtaGAACATTTATCTGTAATAATGAGCTTGAAATATATAGTTGTAATAACTTCAATCAAGTATGGAACTTTGTGATCAAACCTGATCAACATTTGAATCAAGACAGgactaatttaaaataaaaaatacatatgaattaagcaataaatgtttaacttcTGAACTAAAAcacttgtgttt from Oryzias melastigma strain HK-1 linkage group LG12, ASM292280v2, whole genome shotgun sequence carries:
- the rasgrf2a gene encoding ras-specific guanine nucleotide-releasing factor 2 isoform X3; translation: MQKSVRYNEGHALHLSGIARKEGTKRGFLSKKTTENSRWTEKYFALHQNLLFYFENEQSTRPSGIYLLEGCTCERAPAPKVSAISKEPTEKQQHYFLVIFGHDGQKPLELRTDEETDCNEWVECIQQASYSDIIIEREILMQKYIHLVQILETEKIAANQLRTQLEDQDTEIERLKAEIVVLNKTKERMLPHHNNQEEEDPDIKKIKMVQSFMRGWLCRRKWKIIVQDYICSPHAESMRKRNQIVFTMVEAETEYVHQLSILVNCFLRPLRMAASSKKPPISHDDVSSIFLNSETIMFLHEIFHQGLKARIASWPTLVLADLFDILLPMLNIYQEFVRNHQYSLQVLANCKQNRDFDKLLKQYESNAACEGRMLETFLTYPMFQIPRYIITLHELLAHTPHEHVERKSLEFAKSKLEELSKMMHDEVSDTENIRKNLAIERMIVEGCDILLDTSQTFVRQGSLIQLPSSSERGVLSKVRLGSLSLRKEGERQCFLFTKHFLICTRTSGGKLHLLKQGGTLSLIECTLIEELDSSDEDYNAAGQGFSHLEFKIVVEPADGQSFSVVLLAPSRQEKAAWTSDISQCIDNIRCNGLMTSVFEENSKVSVPHMIKSDTRLHKDDVDICFSKTLNSCKVPQIRYASVERLLERLTDLRFLSIDFLNTFLHTYRIFTTGAVVIDKLADIYKKPFTSIPVRSLELFFATNQGSWGADPLNNKSPRLCRKFSSPPPLSIPSRTSSPIHSRKLSLSSPISIKVGALDLSTSPSSSAANSPTSSHSPSISSSPPGSFRPPSGFYSPPPTATRSPSLPQASGVCSPPPGSTKAPLDLSRGPSSPELSPAAAEDVSGELPRLDAFCGKLRRSIRRAVLESVSLDKFIPDSPSSSEPGDLSPCRSPSTPRHLRYRQSGGAAGEGSRVSPASAFAIATAAAGHSSSQGFVNSEKGCDKEFIIRRAATNRVLNVLRHWVSKHSQDFDMNSELKTGVMSLLEEVLRDPDLLPQERKATSNILSALSQEDQDDSQLRIEDILQMKSCPLLHFIAAEGPKVECFESLSAMELAEQITLLDHIVFRSIPYEEFLGQGWMKIDKSERTPFIMKTSQHFNDMSNLVASHIISHTDVGSRASSIEKWLAVADICRCLNNYNGVLEITSALNRSAVYRLKKTWAKVCKQTKALMDRLQKIVSSEGRFKNLRETLKNCNPPCVPYLGMYLTDLAFIEEGTPNFTEEGLVNFSKMRMISHIIREIRQFQQAPYRIEHQPKVTQFLLDKASVMDEDALYELSLKLEPRVPPG